One genomic window of Methanosalsum zhilinae DSM 4017 includes the following:
- a CDS encoding GYD domain-containing protein: MTKYVIISKLTDDGAKTLKKNPKRIKEVNQELKEMGVEVLEQFFILGKFDFLNIVEARDEAAISKAVVELASRGSIRTQTYTAIPVNEFSGYIQ; this comes from the coding sequence ATGACAAAATATGTTATAATTTCGAAACTAACGGATGATGGAGCAAAAACGTTAAAGAAAAACCCAAAAAGAATTAAAGAAGTTAACCAGGAACTAAAAGAAATGGGTGTTGAAGTTCTGGAACAGTTCTTTATACTTGGGAAGTTCGATTTCCTAAATATTGTTGAAGCACGGGATGAAGCTGCAATCTCAAAAGCTGTGGTTGAACTTGCATCCCGTGGAAGTATAAGGACTCAAACTTATACTGCCATACCGGTAAACGAGTTCAGTGGCTATATACAGTAA